One genomic region from Patescibacteria group bacterium encodes:
- a CDS encoding KH domain-containing protein, with protein sequence MTNAKDQEFLEYIVKALVDYPDEVKVTRTIDEMGVLLTLKVNPKDMGRIIGRQGSVVRAIRSLTRLVGLRNNARVNLKIEEPAGSSKQNVSSVEKEVENLGNF encoded by the coding sequence ATGACTAACGCAAAAGACCAGGAATTTCTCGAGTACATTGTTAAAGCACTTGTGGATTATCCTGATGAGGTAAAAGTTACTCGTACCATTGATGAAATGGGAGTGCTTTTAACCTTAAAGGTTAATCCCAAGGACATGGGCCGAATTATCGGGCGCCAGGGATCGGTGGTAAGAGCCATCCGTTCTTTAACTCGTTTAGTCGGCCTCAGAAATAATGCTCGAGTGAATTTGAAAATCGAAGAACCAGCTGGTTCTTCAAAACAGAATGTAAGTTCTGTTGAGAAAGAAGTTGAAAATTTGGGAAATTTTTAA